The Paenibacillus sp. FSL R7-0204 genome includes a region encoding these proteins:
- a CDS encoding MDR family MFS transporter: MSSPAAKHSSFWLIILAIFFGNFMAILSTTTINVAFPVFLKDFHAGISTVQWMITGYLLATGVIAPVVGYFGDKWSYKVLYVFALSGFTLFSALCTVAWNIHSLITFRIIQGVFGGLIIPTTMTMIYQFIDKEKQAFAMSLWSLSSMLAPAFGPTLGGWLTGYFGWKSLFVINLPIGLIAIAVALKCLPFQRQNTGSRSFDLPGFVTVILSSAFIILAFNKGGAWGWTSWNTLTLLLVGAAALTYFIRRELSIQEPLLNLKVFRQSRFTYSLIINCIITIALYSGTFLIPVFLQDIQQSTPLKTALVLLPGSIVMAVLSPVVGKLYSRIGPFWLILGGILLLSASTWELAHITLAVTHTRVAVLMAVRNVGIALAFMPVTNAGMSAVPRAITGHASSVTNWVRQATGALSIAVFSSLLASRSLAHQQQLADGTARAAGSLLKAQGMTMGVQDIFLIATAVGLLAIPLTFLLRGSSGKSAAAAAPQVEA, from the coding sequence TTGAGCAGTCCGGCGGCAAAACATTCATCATTCTGGCTGATTATTCTGGCCATTTTTTTCGGCAACTTCATGGCTATTCTCAGTACAACTACCATTAACGTAGCGTTCCCGGTCTTCTTGAAGGACTTCCACGCCGGGATCAGCACCGTACAATGGATGATTACCGGGTATCTGCTGGCTACCGGCGTCATTGCGCCTGTGGTGGGTTATTTCGGGGATAAATGGAGCTATAAGGTTCTATACGTATTCGCCCTGTCGGGCTTCACCTTGTTCTCGGCACTGTGTACGGTGGCCTGGAATATTCACTCCCTGATTACCTTCCGCATTATCCAGGGAGTATTCGGCGGCCTGATTATCCCCACCACCATGACAATGATTTATCAGTTTATCGACAAAGAAAAGCAGGCCTTCGCCATGAGCCTCTGGAGCCTGTCCTCGATGCTGGCGCCTGCCTTCGGCCCGACACTCGGTGGCTGGCTGACCGGATACTTCGGCTGGAAATCGCTGTTCGTGATTAATCTGCCGATTGGCCTGATTGCCATTGCCGTAGCTCTGAAGTGCCTGCCGTTCCAGCGGCAGAATACCGGGAGCAGAAGCTTTGATCTGCCGGGCTTCGTCACAGTCATTCTGAGCAGCGCCTTCATTATTCTGGCCTTCAATAAAGGGGGCGCCTGGGGCTGGACATCATGGAACACCCTGACCCTGCTGCTGGTTGGGGCGGCCGCCTTAACGTATTTCATCCGCAGAGAGCTGTCGATCCAGGAGCCGCTGCTGAATCTGAAGGTATTCCGGCAGAGCCGGTTCACCTACAGCCTGATCATCAACTGTATTATCACTATTGCATTATACTCGGGGACCTTCCTGATCCCGGTCTTCCTGCAGGATATCCAGCAGTCCACCCCGCTGAAGACCGCGCTGGTACTGTTACCGGGCTCCATCGTGATGGCCGTTCTGTCACCGGTGGTCGGCAAGCTGTACTCCCGGATTGGACCGTTCTGGCTGATCCTCGGCGGCATTCTGCTTCTAAGCGCCTCGACCTGGGAGCTTGCCCACATCACGCTGGCTGTGACCCATACCCGTGTGGCGGTGCTTATGGCGGTGCGCAATGTCGGCATTGCACTGGCCTTCATGCCGGTGACCAATGCCGGCATGTCGGCGGTGCCAAGAGCCATAACCGGCCATGCCTCCTCTGTAACCAACTGGGTCCGCCAGGCTACAGGTGCCTTATCCATTGCCGTATTCAGCTCGCTGCTCGCCTCCAGATCGCTGGCCCATCAGCAGCAACTGGCGGACGGGACGGCCCGGGCAGCGGGTTCTCTGCTGAAGGCGCAGGGGATGACGATGGGCGTACAGGATATTTTCCTGATCGCTACGGCAGTGGGGCTGCTGGCTATTCCGCTGACCTTCCTCCTGAGAGGCAGTAGCGGCAAATCTGCAGCGGCCGCTGCTCCGCAGGTGGAGGCTTGA
- a CDS encoding DUF6509 family protein: protein MLTFTSYTVENVRDPFNILSGKRYEFVVNIDVPEDDELYVENGVSARVIVKVEEEQASIVSYDLLETSSGQLLDFDMEEDEEAALLQFCSEHVPA, encoded by the coding sequence TTGTTGACATTTACAAGCTACACCGTGGAGAACGTAAGAGATCCATTTAATATCCTAAGCGGCAAGCGGTATGAGTTCGTCGTGAATATTGATGTACCGGAGGATGATGAGCTGTACGTGGAGAACGGCGTGTCCGCCCGCGTGATTGTCAAGGTGGAAGAAGAGCAGGCAAGCATTGTCAGCTACGATCTGCTGGAGACCTCGTCAGGCCAGCTGCTCGATTTCGATATGGAAGAAGATGAGGAAGCCGCGCTGCTTCAGTTCTGTTCGGAGCATGTTCCTGCATAG
- a CDS encoding TetR/AcrR family transcriptional regulator produces the protein MNKQSGKTRSQGDETLTVNRREQILEAAVIVFAEHGYYRATTAQVAEKVGISQPYIFKLFKNKEELFIAALERAFERVLRTFAGFRAPKKQMLAEAIQCYEQLMETHPNEMILQVQASGIRDEAIRQAMQAGMQEVTGLMESKFTAAGFAHPEVKVSTFLANSMLCNMALTLDMPELKPKRK, from the coding sequence ATGAATAAGCAATCCGGTAAGACCCGTTCACAGGGGGATGAGACTCTTACAGTGAACCGCCGGGAGCAGATCTTGGAGGCGGCGGTGATTGTTTTTGCCGAACATGGCTACTACCGCGCAACAACCGCGCAGGTAGCGGAGAAGGTGGGAATCTCCCAGCCATACATCTTCAAGCTGTTCAAGAATAAGGAAGAGCTGTTCATAGCTGCGCTGGAGCGTGCATTCGAACGGGTTCTCCGTACTTTTGCCGGATTTCGCGCCCCTAAAAAACAAATGCTAGCCGAAGCGATCCAATGTTATGAGCAGCTGATGGAGACTCATCCGAACGAGATGATTCTTCAGGTGCAGGCAAGCGGCATCCGGGATGAAGCGATCCGGCAGGCCATGCAGGCTGGAATGCAGGAGGTGACCGGTCTGATGGAGAGTAAGTTCACCGCTGCCGGGTTTGCGCATCCTGAGGTCAAGGTGAGCACCTTCCTGGCTAACTCAATGCTGTGCAATATGGCTCTTACACTGGATATGCCGGAACTGAAGCCGAAGCGTAAGTAA
- a CDS encoding nitric oxide synthase oxygenase encodes MNHTVLQHSTQELIWQAESFITACYQELGLTEGERDLRLAEIREEVQRTGTYRHTAEELAHGARMAWRHNSRCIGRLFWHSLDVIDARRAETVAEVAEALLHHMKHANNGGRIRPVITVFHSEEPDRAIRIWNHQLIRYAGYPGDGEHPRAGDPASDEFTAICFKLGWQGTGGDFDILPLVISIGGEEPRCFPIPAGLVQEVPLSHPEIPQFTELGLRWYSVPIVSDMCLEIGGIRYPAAPFNGWYMETEIGSRNFGDTDRYNRLPAVADLLGLDRSTNTSLWKDRALLELNRAVLHSFKQAGVSIVDHHTAADQFVRFQEQEKQHGREVSGKWGWLIPPMSPSSTPIWNDNKLRDLQLSPRFVYRKKQQADSGGHEAAEAKGCPFHQSMKGD; translated from the coding sequence ATGAATCACACAGTTCTACAGCATAGCACTCAGGAGCTGATCTGGCAGGCGGAGTCCTTCATTACGGCCTGCTATCAGGAGCTGGGGTTAACAGAGGGTGAACGTGACCTTCGTCTGGCGGAGATACGCGAAGAGGTGCAGCGCACAGGTACATATAGGCATACGGCAGAAGAGCTGGCGCACGGGGCAAGGATGGCCTGGCGCCATAACAGCCGCTGCATCGGAAGATTGTTCTGGCATTCCCTAGATGTGATTGACGCCCGCAGAGCAGAGACTGTGGCGGAGGTCGCGGAGGCGTTGCTGCATCATATGAAGCATGCGAATAACGGCGGCCGGATACGGCCGGTCATTACCGTCTTCCACAGTGAAGAGCCGGACCGTGCCATCCGGATCTGGAATCATCAGCTGATCCGCTATGCCGGTTATCCCGGGGACGGGGAGCATCCAAGAGCCGGTGACCCGGCTTCGGATGAATTCACCGCTATCTGCTTTAAGCTGGGCTGGCAGGGCACAGGCGGGGATTTCGACATTCTGCCGCTCGTGATCAGCATCGGCGGGGAGGAACCCCGCTGCTTCCCTATCCCGGCAGGACTTGTACAGGAGGTGCCGCTCAGCCACCCGGAGATCCCGCAATTCACGGAGCTGGGTCTGCGCTGGTACTCCGTTCCGATTGTCTCAGACATGTGCCTGGAGATCGGCGGCATCCGTTACCCGGCAGCGCCATTCAATGGCTGGTACATGGAGACGGAGATCGGCTCGCGGAATTTCGGGGATACGGACCGCTACAACCGCCTGCCTGCGGTGGCTGATCTTCTGGGCTTGGACCGCTCCACTAATACCTCGCTGTGGAAGGACCGGGCGCTGCTGGAACTGAACCGGGCCGTCCTCCATTCCTTCAAGCAGGCCGGAGTCAGTATTGTGGACCATCATACAGCCGCAGACCAGTTCGTCCGCTTCCAGGAACAGGAGAAGCAACATGGACGGGAAGTGTCAGGCAAGTGGGGCTGGCTGATTCCGCCGATGTCTCCTTCCTCCACGCCGATCTGGAATGATAATAAGCTGCGAGATTTGCAGCTAAGCCCGCGCTTCGTCTACCGGAAGAAGCAACAGGCGGATTCTGGGGGGCATGAAGCTGCGGAAGCGAAGGGTTGCCCTTTTCATCAGTCCATGAAGGGTGATTGA
- a CDS encoding nucleotide excision repair endonuclease, which translates to MISITIPSPEVIIYKQANPELSHIYGFTDFHLITREAGGIFMFYNDQDELLFVGKARKLRPRIKKHFEDNVSVMKPHRDEVTRIEVCLVEDPVDREIYETYIVNKLRAKYNVEKVLYK; encoded by the coding sequence ATGATCAGCATTACCATTCCGTCACCGGAAGTTATTATTTACAAGCAAGCTAACCCTGAGCTGAGCCATATTTACGGATTTACCGATTTCCACCTGATTACCCGCGAAGCCGGCGGCATCTTCATGTTCTACAATGATCAGGATGAGCTGCTGTTTGTGGGCAAGGCCCGCAAGCTGAGACCGCGGATCAAGAAGCATTTCGAGGACAATGTATCCGTGATGAAGCCCCACCGTGATGAGGTTACCCGCATCGAAGTCTGCCTCGTCGAAGATCCGGTGGACAGAGAGATTTATGAGACTTATATTGTGAACAAGCTTCGTGCGAAATACAATGTCGAGAAGGTTCTGTATAAATAA
- the greA gene encoding transcription elongation factor GreA → MSNNDEVFLTKEGLAKLEEELRELKGAGRKELAARLKLAISYGDLKENSEYHSAKEDQSFMETRIMILEKMLIKAQIVDASNMDLSTVSVGCIVILNDVEYSEKIEYRVVGPAEADVLDNKISYESPLGKELIGKKVGDIISVNAPMGIIKYELLEIKML, encoded by the coding sequence ATGTCTAATAATGACGAAGTATTTTTGACTAAAGAAGGCTTGGCCAAGCTGGAGGAAGAGCTGAGGGAACTGAAGGGAGCAGGGCGCAAGGAGCTTGCAGCCCGGCTTAAGCTGGCGATCAGCTACGGCGATCTGAAGGAGAACAGCGAATATCACTCCGCCAAGGAGGATCAATCCTTCATGGAGACCCGCATTATGATTCTGGAGAAAATGCTGATCAAGGCGCAGATCGTGGATGCCAGCAATATGGATCTGAGTACAGTCAGCGTAGGCTGCATCGTTATCCTCAACGATGTGGAGTACTCGGAGAAGATTGAATATAGAGTGGTTGGCCCGGCGGAAGCCGATGTGCTGGACAACAAGATCTCCTACGAGAGCCCGCTCGGCAAAGAGCTGATCGGCAAAAAGGTAGGCGATATCATCAGCGTCAACGCCCCGATGGGTATCATCAAATATGAGCTGCTTGAGATCAAAATGCTGTAA
- a CDS encoding esterase family protein, with product MLTDEDKLHKEYSHNLGRDMEYKIYGHAGKPMLVFPTSLGRFYQYEDSGMIDTLSSFIEAGKLQIWACDSLDEETFFSTHWNNEDRIHRHEQYDKYIAHELIPGILHESKHSNGGTDQRILISGCSMGAYYSASFFFRYPHYFDTLIALSGVYSTYYFFGDYMSGNVYLNSPLHYLPGLTDEHYLNQYRSSTIIACVGQGAYEDEMLHETRLLQEVLGQKGIPARIDYWGHDVSHDWPWWNKQIHYYVEGCLG from the coding sequence GTGTTAACGGATGAGGATAAGCTACATAAGGAGTACAGCCACAACCTGGGCAGAGACATGGAGTATAAAATATACGGCCACGCCGGCAAACCGATGCTCGTCTTCCCCACCTCACTTGGACGCTTTTATCAATATGAGGATTCGGGCATGATCGATACGCTCTCGTCCTTCATTGAAGCGGGTAAGCTGCAGATCTGGGCCTGTGACAGTCTGGATGAGGAGACCTTCTTCTCCACCCACTGGAACAATGAGGACCGGATACACCGTCATGAGCAGTATGACAAATATATTGCGCATGAGCTGATTCCCGGCATCCTCCATGAGAGCAAACACAGCAACGGCGGGACCGACCAGCGCATTCTGATCTCAGGCTGCTCGATGGGCGCGTATTACAGCGCCAGCTTCTTTTTCCGTTATCCGCACTATTTCGATACCTTGATTGCCCTGAGCGGCGTCTACTCCACCTACTACTTCTTCGGCGACTATATGAGCGGGAACGTCTATCTTAATTCACCGCTGCATTATCTGCCGGGGCTCACGGATGAGCATTATCTGAACCAGTACCGCAGCAGCACAATTATCGCCTGTGTCGGTCAAGGGGCGTATGAGGACGAGATGCTTCATGAGACCCGGCTGCTTCAGGAGGTGCTGGGGCAGAAGGGCATTCCGGCCCGGATCGACTACTGGGGCCATGATGTCAGCCATGACTGGCCGTGGTGGAACAAGCAGATTCATTATTATGTGGAAGGCTGCCTGGGCTAG
- a CDS encoding ATP-grasp domain-containing protein, translated as MNFIFFSPHFPKNSAEFCTHLREQGATVLGIGDAAYDQLEDKLKSALTEYYKVSNLESYEEILRAVGYFTHRYGKIDRFESLNEYWLEQDAAIRTDFNIYGTKSDFVHNLKQKSKMKEFFRKSGVSTVQFSTGTTRVSVESFIQSAGFPLVVKPDLGSGASNTYKINNEEELQHFFDTKPEDVAFIIEEFIDGVILTYDGLVDRDGNVRFAVSHLFENSVMDVVNTDNHLYYFCLREISPEVEEAGLSILQAFDIRERFFHIELFKSHKDGRIIALEVNMRPPGAWMTDAINFAYDVNVYKEWASMVVHNEVGGPYEGKYYTGYASRKNHKHYAHSHEDIYRAFGGKIVNYDEIEEVFSRAMGNRAYQFRSPELSEVRDIRGYIQQEEG; from the coding sequence ATGAACTTTATTTTCTTTTCCCCGCATTTCCCCAAGAACAGCGCTGAATTCTGTACGCATCTGCGGGAGCAGGGGGCCACGGTGCTCGGGATTGGCGATGCAGCCTATGACCAGCTGGAGGACAAGCTGAAATCGGCACTGACCGAATATTATAAGGTAAGCAATCTGGAGAGCTATGAAGAGATTCTGCGGGCCGTTGGCTATTTCACCCATAGATACGGCAAGATTGACCGCTTCGAGTCGCTGAATGAATACTGGCTGGAGCAGGATGCCGCCATCCGTACGGACTTCAACATCTACGGCACCAAGTCGGATTTCGTCCATAATCTGAAGCAGAAGTCCAAGATGAAGGAATTTTTCCGCAAAAGCGGGGTAAGCACCGTCCAGTTCTCCACCGGTACAACACGCGTGAGCGTCGAGAGCTTCATCCAGAGCGCCGGCTTCCCGCTGGTGGTAAAGCCCGATCTTGGCTCCGGGGCCAGTAATACGTATAAGATCAATAACGAAGAGGAGCTCCAGCACTTTTTTGACACGAAGCCGGAGGATGTTGCCTTCATTATTGAGGAATTCATAGACGGGGTCATCCTCACCTATGACGGCCTGGTGGACAGGGACGGGAATGTACGCTTCGCGGTCAGCCACCTGTTCGAGAACAGTGTGATGGATGTCGTCAATACGGACAATCACCTCTACTACTTCTGTCTGCGGGAGATCAGCCCGGAGGTCGAGGAGGCGGGGCTTAGCATTTTGCAGGCTTTTGACATCCGGGAACGGTTCTTCCATATCGAGCTGTTCAAATCGCACAAGGATGGCCGCATTATTGCCCTGGAAGTGAATATGCGTCCGCCCGGCGCCTGGATGACTGATGCGATTAACTTCGCCTATGATGTCAATGTGTATAAGGAATGGGCCAGTATGGTCGTGCATAATGAAGTCGGCGGTCCATATGAAGGCAAATATTATACCGGCTACGCCAGCCGCAAGAATCATAAGCATTACGCTCACAGCCATGAGGACATCTACCGTGCATTCGGCGGGAAGATCGTCAATTATGACGAGATTGAAGAGGTCTTCAGCAGAGCGATGGGCAACCGCGCTTATCAGTTCCGTTCCCCCGAGCTTTCGGAGGTCAGAGACATTAGAGGCTATATTCAACAAGAAGAGGGATAG
- a CDS encoding MarR family winged helix-turn-helix transcriptional regulator, translated as MADEQKDKHLEALNQELITLIRHGSLDKKHGGLDRSSYTLLHHLSMHDKVGVKALAEHFGLDTSTISRQTSVLEAKNYVERVPDPQDGRSSYFQLTALGEQTFAEARDIRLARYGEIFGDWSPEDCGLFSGLLARLNRTLQQK; from the coding sequence ATGGCTGACGAACAGAAGGACAAGCACCTCGAAGCTCTGAACCAGGAGCTGATTACGCTGATCCGCCACGGCTCGCTGGATAAGAAGCATGGCGGGCTGGACCGCTCCTCGTATACCCTGCTCCACCATCTGTCGATGCACGACAAGGTAGGCGTTAAGGCGCTTGCCGAGCATTTCGGCCTCGATACCTCTACCATCAGCAGACAGACAAGTGTCCTGGAGGCGAAGAACTATGTGGAACGGGTGCCTGATCCGCAGGACGGCCGCTCCAGCTATTTTCAGCTTACTGCGCTTGGTGAACAGACCTTCGCCGAGGCCCGGGACATCCGGCTTGCACGCTACGGGGAGATCTTCGGGGACTGGTCCCCGGAGGACTGCGGACTCTTCAGCGGACTGCTCGCCCGGCTCAACCGCACCCTGCAGCAAAAATAG
- a CDS encoding EcsC family protein, whose protein sequence is MPEADNTGSWNPPETPEMLYSALKEITRWEKEQNRLMIWDRITRLPFKLLDAITPKVIHEKVGRLLDELGGYIQNGGNYLVAGRKVGKLMEETSRAAGAPSTGPYPLAVMDAVALKLAERSRNTATAQGATTGFGGIFTLAADIPAVLGLSLKSIQEIGLCYGYDPTDKAERIFTVKVMQFASSDVVGKRTLLKELNLQAGGDGNIIAATQETVSRIQGWKEVVTVYRDNWGWKKLLQTVPVAGMFFGAYLNRKTLEEVTEAARMLYRKRRIISRLAELEQR, encoded by the coding sequence ATGCCAGAAGCGGACAACACCGGTTCATGGAATCCTCCGGAGACACCGGAGATGCTGTATTCCGCGCTTAAGGAGATTACCAGGTGGGAGAAAGAGCAGAACAGGCTGATGATCTGGGACCGGATAACCCGGCTGCCGTTCAAGCTGCTTGATGCCATCACGCCAAAGGTTATCCACGAGAAGGTAGGCCGGCTGCTCGATGAACTGGGCGGCTACATCCAGAACGGCGGCAACTATCTGGTGGCCGGGCGCAAGGTGGGCAAGCTGATGGAAGAGACAAGCCGGGCGGCGGGCGCTCCCTCTACCGGGCCTTACCCGCTGGCTGTCATGGATGCAGTGGCACTGAAGCTCGCGGAGCGAAGCCGGAATACGGCTACGGCCCAGGGGGCGACCACGGGCTTCGGCGGGATTTTCACACTGGCTGCGGATATACCGGCTGTCCTGGGCCTCTCTTTGAAGTCGATTCAGGAGATCGGCTTATGTTATGGCTACGATCCGACGGATAAGGCGGAGCGGATCTTTACCGTGAAGGTGATGCAGTTCGCCTCCTCCGATGTAGTGGGGAAGCGCACCCTGCTGAAGGAGCTGAATCTGCAGGCAGGCGGGGACGGCAACATTATTGCCGCAACTCAGGAGACCGTCTCCAGGATTCAGGGCTGGAAGGAGGTAGTGACTGTATACCGCGACAATTGGGGCTGGAAAAAGCTGCTCCAGACCGTTCCGGTCGCAGGCATGTTCTTCGGCGCATACCTCAACCGGAAGACGCTGGAGGAGGTCACAGAGGCTGCGCGGATGCTCTACCGCAAAAGACGGATTATCTCCAGGCTGGCAGAGCTGGAGCAGAGATGA
- the rlmN gene encoding 23S rRNA (adenine(2503)-C(2))-methyltransferase RlmN, which yields MNKESIYGLTLEELTAWLLEHGHKKSRATAVWEWLYRKRITSFAEMDGMNQECVELLEQNYVFQTMEEHVKQESADGTVKFLFRLQDGNLIETVLMRQKYGLSVCVTTQVGCNIGCSFCASGLLAKSRDLTSGEIVEQIMKVQHYLDQAGLGQKVTHVVVMGIGEPFDNFRHLLNFLITIKDHKGLAIAGKGITVSTSGLADKIREFADANMQVNLAISLHAPNNELRTQIMKINRAIPIEKLMPAIDYYLEKTNRRITLEYILLKDINDREEHALELAELIGDRRQLANVNLIPYNPVDEHSQYQRSERESVRAFFDTLKKQGVSVSTRLEQGVDIDAACGQLRSKQIKKTKGKAADTVLQ from the coding sequence ATGAATAAAGAATCCATTTATGGATTGACTTTGGAAGAGTTAACGGCATGGCTGCTGGAGCATGGCCACAAGAAATCCCGGGCCACTGCTGTCTGGGAATGGCTGTACCGTAAGCGGATCACCAGCTTCGCCGAGATGGACGGAATGAATCAGGAATGCGTAGAGCTGCTGGAACAGAATTATGTGTTTCAGACGATGGAAGAGCATGTGAAGCAGGAATCGGCGGACGGTACAGTGAAGTTCCTCTTCCGCCTCCAGGACGGCAACCTGATTGAGACAGTGCTGATGCGGCAGAAATATGGCTTGTCCGTGTGTGTCACCACTCAGGTCGGCTGTAATATCGGGTGTAGCTTCTGTGCAAGCGGGCTGCTGGCGAAGAGCCGGGACCTGACCAGCGGAGAGATCGTGGAGCAGATTATGAAGGTCCAGCATTATCTGGATCAGGCCGGTCTGGGCCAGAAGGTTACCCATGTCGTGGTTATGGGGATCGGCGAGCCGTTCGATAACTTCCGGCATCTGCTGAACTTCCTGATTACCATCAAGGATCATAAGGGTCTGGCGATTGCCGGCAAAGGAATCACCGTATCCACCAGCGGCCTGGCGGACAAAATCAGAGAATTCGCCGACGCTAATATGCAGGTTAATCTGGCGATCTCGCTGCATGCCCCGAATAATGAGCTGCGGACACAGATTATGAAGATTAACCGGGCCATTCCTATAGAGAAGTTAATGCCGGCGATTGATTACTATCTGGAGAAGACGAACCGGAGAATTACGCTGGAGTATATTCTGCTGAAGGATATCAATGACCGCGAGGAGCATGCGCTGGAGCTGGCCGAGTTAATCGGAGACCGCCGCCAGTTGGCGAACGTCAACCTGATTCCGTATAATCCCGTGGATGAGCATAGCCAGTATCAGCGGAGCGAGCGGGAGTCGGTGCGTGCGTTCTTCGATACGCTGAAGAAGCAGGGCGTCAGCGTCAGCACCCGGCTGGAGCAGGGCGTTGATATTGATGCGGCCTGCGGACAGCTGCGCAGCAAGCAGATCAAGAAGACCAAAGGCAAAGCCGCAGATACTGTGTTACAATAA